The Fusarium poae strain DAOMC 252244 chromosome 2, whole genome shotgun sequence nucleotide sequence TAGGCTTTACTCACATTTGGGCTTCGTTTTAACATCAGAGGGTATAGGAGACGATAGACTAGACAGAACAGAAGAGGGTCCCATTGACACACGCAACACACACAGAAAGACCTGCTGATAGCTGAAGAAAGCCAGAAGGAGTAATAGAAATTTGATGTGTCCTGTTGTCGAAGGCAATATGACAGTGTTGAAAGCTTTACAATCCAATGCGTTGTGATAAGACCGCCAGCTACTAAGCTGTGCACTAAAATCATTAAGCAATGGCGACGTCCTGTCAGAAACATATTGATAAGGTACTAAGGCATAGAATTACCTTACctagtaggttagtaggtagttagtAGATAGAGGGTTACTAATGAGGTACAGTACCTTGGTAAGTTCCATCTACATATGCTGATCGACAAGGAAGGTGCCTAggtatagatagatagatatcTTATGCTGACAACATCGCTAATACCATTTTGGCATAGCCTGGACATTCGCGCAAGTGAGCAGGTTTGAGAAGGTTTTCATGCCAGACCCcgctaggtaggtaggtatcgcTACTTGAGAAAAATGGTATCTGCCTGAACCTCGAATCTCATCAGAATCATCGaattagtacctactaacctacctacGCAAAGAAAGATGACAAAGGAAATCACGGCGATGATAAATCAATGACCTAGACCCATTAAATACCCTCTATTCGATGAGTAGACGCCAATGTGATAACGTATGacctagatgatttcatgtATAATGACAACCAAACCCTCAAACGCCAAATAAACATCGCTCGTAATACCATATTTCGAATTCCAGTAATTGTGTGGAAGAACTGATGTGGGTATATTTAATGCTCAACTCCTGACGTGTATCGGCCAACTGCTAGGCTGCCGACAAAGACACCagcaagcactgaaagaaagTAGCCGACATTCATTGTCATGACAGCCAGCATACTGCGAAAGCGAATTAGCACtgaagcaaaaaaaaaaaaaaaaaaaaaaaaagactatGCAAATCAGACAgggatagatagatagatggaCATACAGTAGATACCCAATACCGACAATCACAGTATCAAGACATGCGCGAATAGGGTCAACGCTGAAACGCCATGGTCTTGCCGCAGCTCTCTTCCTCTCAACAACGACAACCGTCTCCTCAACTCCGTTCTCCGTGAGGGTCATGCGGCGTGCGTCCGGGCTAGAGGCTATCTGTTCCGATAGAGGAATTTTGCCATTGACAGCGACGTAGCGGCGTGCAGCTTCGCGGTCAAGCCAGCGGGCTTCTTGGACGGCCTTCAAAGCAACAAGGACTCGTGCAATGATGGCAAGGACAGCAAGAAAGATGCATGTCCCTGCATAGGCGCCGGCGTTGTTTGGTGTCCAGGCATTTGCGTAGAGAGGTGTGCGGGTTTCGGTTTGGAAGACCATTGTCATCATGTTGCTCGAACTGTGAGAGTCAGAGTGCGAGGAGGAGCCAGACGAGTCGCCGCCCATGTCCATACCGC carries:
- a CDS encoding hypothetical protein (TransMembrane:3 (o53-74i148-166o172-191i)~BUSCO:56168at5125), which codes for MNFPRHGGMDMGGDSSGSSSHSDSHSSSNMMTMVFQTETRTPLYANAWTPNNAGAYAGTCIFLAVLAIIARVLVALKAVQEARWLDREAARRYVAVNGKIPLSEQIASSPDARRMTLTENGVEETVVVVERKRAAARPWRFSVDPIRACLDTVIVGIGYLLMLAVMTMNVGYFLSVLAGVFVGSLAVGRYTSGVEH